Part of the Thermodesulfobacteriota bacterium genome is shown below.
CCTGTGGGAAAAAAGTGGACACCTGGAATTTTATAAGGAGTTTATGTATTCACCCATGGAGGTAGAAAATTCGGAATATCAGATAAAACCCATGACTTGCCCGTTTCATATTATGATTTATAAATCTGGGGTCAGGAGCTATAGAGACCTCCCCCTACGATGGGCCGAGATTGGCACGGTATATAGATATGAACGCTCTGGAGTCTTGCATGGGCTTTTAAGGGTCAGGGGCTTTTCTCAGGATGATGCACACATATTTTGCACGCCCGAGCAGATAGAGGATGAGGTCTTGGGAGTTCTCAATCTAATTATGTCATTCCTCAAAACTTTTGGTTTTGATGACTTTAAGGTTTTTCTTTCCACCCGTCCGGATAAGTTTGTCGGGAGCGAGCATAATTGGGACAGAGCTATATTGGCTCTTAAGAATGCACTTGAAAGGAAAGGGCTAGAGTATGAGTTGGACGAGGGAGGGGGCGCTTTTTACGGACCAAAGATTGACATAAAGATAAAGGACGTTATCGATAGGTCTTGGCAGTGCTCTACGGTTCAGGTAGATTTTAACCTGCCTGAAAGATTTAATATGAATTTTATAGGGGTTGACAATACGCGACATTCGCCGATAATGATTCACCGTGCCATATTGGGCTCGTTCGAAAGATTTTTCGGGATACTTGTAGAACATTATGGTGGCGCTTTTCCTTTATGGTTGAGCCCTATTCAGGTAAGGGTGGCGACAGTAGGGGAGGAGCAGACTCCATATGCCGAGAGTATATATGATACATTGCGCGAGCGTAGGATCCGGGTTGATAGGGACTTTAGGAATGAAAAGCTTGGTTTGAAGGTTAGGGAAGCGCAACTCATGAAAATTCCCTACCTGTTGGTGATTGGAAAAAATGAAGTTGAAAGCACGACATTGACGCCTAGGAAGAGGGGAGGGGAAAATCTATCTTCGATGAGTTTGGAAGCCTTTTTAGAGTTAATCGCTAAAGAAAATGACCCGCACCGTTGGAGGGAGGTAGAGCAAAAATAGCAAGGGAACCTGAGATTCGGGTAAATCAAAGGATTAGAGCTAGAGAGGTCAGGGTCATCTCATCAGAAGGTAAACAGTTAGGTGTGTTACCAATTCATGAGGCATTGCTGAAAGCTCAGGAGGAGGGTGTAGACCTAGTGGAAGTTGCTGCAAATGCGAATCCGCCTGTTTGCAGGTTAATGGATTTTGGCAAATACAAATATGAGCTAAAAAAGCAGGCCAGCGCTAAGAAGCAAAAGGCCCATCCTCTGAAGGAGGTTAAATTTCGGCCTCATATTGGTAAGCACGACCTCGATGTAAAGATAAATCGCATATGTGAATTTTTGGAAGAGGGGAACAAAACGAAAATCAGGATATTTTTCAGGGGTAGAGAGATTGTACATCCAGAAATCGGCAAAGAGCTTGCCGACAGGATTCTTGAGCGTGTATCTTCTATGGGAGCAATAGATTATCCTCCTAGGCTTGAGGGCAAGAGCCTTATTATGGTTCTGTCTCCAAAGAAGAAACCAAAAGCAGGAAAGGACAATGGCAAAAATTAAAGTAAAGACAAATAAGGGAGCCGCAAAAAGGTTTAAGGTTACCGCCAGCGGCAAGGTAATGAGAAATCGCAGCGGAAAAAGTCATCTTAACGTTAAGAAGAGCAGAAAACGAAAAAGGAGGTTAATCTCTCCAGATTATATTGAAGGGGTTGCGGCAAAGAGGATAAAGAAAATAATACCTTATCTCTAGCTACACGATCCACGATGCATGATGCAAGATTCACGATGCGGAAAAAAATAGGTTTTTATCATGGATCATGTATCGTGCATCCTGCATCTTGTATTGAGATAAGGCTGAAGGAGAAGGAGTAATGAGAGTTAAACGATCAGTTGCTTCCAGGAAGAGAAGAAAGAAGATTTTGAAGCTCGCAAAGGGTTATTGGGGGAATAGGGGGACAAATTTAAGAAACGCGAAAGAGACCCTGCTCCGTGCACTGGCGTACTCATATAGAGACAGGCGTCGGAGGAAGAGGGATTTTAGAAGGCTATGGATTTTGAGAATAAACGCTGCGTCGAGGCCATTTGGCATTTCATATAGCACGCTAGTCGGTGGATTATCTAAGGCTGGTATCGAGATAGACAGAAAAAACCTGGCCGACCTGGCTGTGAGGGATCCAGAGGGTTTTAAAGCAGTTGTAGATATAGCTAAGTCGAATCTTAATTAAATTCTCTCCACACGGGTAGCTCACCAGTCTTGCTGGTGGGATGATCGATTGTCACGAGCAAGACTCGTGACCTACCCAAGGATATTATCGGTCAATTTAAACGGGAACGCACCAGTCCCTGTTCCCCCCACACGGGTAGCTCACCAGCTGGCGGGTTATTGTGCGCATCTTGAACACGCTCAAATTTCGGGACAAGAATTTCCCGACTATCCATAATAAATGATATTGTCATGAATCACGATAGGCGGGGTTTTCGTACCCCGCATGGAGAAAACATTTCGGACGGGATCCTTAAGGTTTCCGCTACATTTACTTCAAATTGCGGGACAAGAATGTCCCGACTATCCATAATAAATAACATTGTCATCAATTACGATAGGCGGGGTTTTCCTACCCCGCAGGAATCTACACTGTATGCGGATCGTATTCCAGAGGGCAACCTTTGCACAGGGCTTTTCTTTTGCAGTGTTCTTTTCCCACCCTTACCAAAAGTGCATGGTACTCGTTAAAGACCTGTATATCTTCGGGAAGTGAATCCATCAATAAATCTTGCATTTCTTGATATGAGATCTCTTTCGGAATCATGCTGTGCCTCGAAAGGATTCTGTAAGTATATGCATCTATCACAAATACCGGTTTCTTTAGCGCGTAGAGTAATATGCTATCTGCTGTTTCAGGCCCAATACCCTTTATCCTTAAAAGCTTTTCTCGGAGTTCATGTGTATCCTCATCGAACATCTTATCCAGGTCCCCGTTGTAGGTTTTCTTAACATAACTGATAAAGGCTTTGATCTTAATCGCTTTTTGATTGAAATACCCGGACGGGCGGATCAGGTTTGCGAGTTTCTTAGTCGGTATTGAATCCAGCTTCTCAACGGATAGTAAACCCCTTGATTTCAGATTTTCAAAAGCCTTTTCCACATTTTTCCATGAGGTGTTTTGTGTGAGTATTGCACCTAAGATACATTCAAGTTCGGATTCTGCTGGCCACCAGTTTTGAGGTCCGTAGCGATTGTAAAGTGAGTTATAAAACTCCTTGATCCTATTAGATACATTCATTTTTTTAAATTGTAAGAAGCAAGAGTGAATCAGAGTATTTGAAGTTGAATCCAAATCACCTATTGATATCTTGATATAAAGTTTAGGCAATATAAATTCTTTTTCAATGGATTTACCCGAAATTATTAGTAATTTTCATCAATATTGATAATAGCATAATTAAAAGAACGGGTACAAATATTTGTCGATATTTGTTTGTTGACAATTCTGTTTTCTGCTGTTAACTGATTATTGTATAATGCAACAAACAGAGCTTTATCGATTACATGAACACTTTGGTGCAAAGTTTATTGAATTTGCCGGTTGGGAGATGCCAGTTGAGTATTCAGGAAGCAGAAAAGAGACCATTGCAGTAAGGACGTCCGCCGGATTATTTGATGTTAGCCATATGGGTGAAATCGAAATTATTGGAAGGGACTCGGCATCTTTCTGTCAGTGGATGACAACAAACGATATCAGCAAACTGAAGAATTTTCAGGCTCAATATACCATGCTCTGCAATCATGAAGGTGGCGTGATCGATGATGTGATTATCTATAAATATTCTGATGATTATTTTCTCATGTGTGTGAATGCGGTAAACACTGCAAAGGATTTTGAATGGATTGGAAGCGTAGAACGAGAATTCAAGGTGGAGGTCTTGAACAAGAGCTTTGAGTACTCTCAACTGGCTCTTCAAGGTCCCCAATCCCAGAATATAATATTTGATGCATTTGGAGTCAATTTCTGTAATCTAAAAAGATTCTATTTCCTGCAAACAAGTTGGAATGATATCGATCTAATGATCGCGAGAACAGGGTATACCGGTGAAGATGGATTTGAAATCTTTATTCCATGGGGAGATGCCACCGAAGTCTGGGAGGCGATTCTAGATACAAGCAGTGAATATAATATTGTACCCAGTGGTCTAAGCGCGAGAGATATCCTTCGAATTGAAATGGCTTATCCGCTTTATGGTCATGAGATTAACGAGGATATAAACCCAATCGAATCGGGTCTGAGCAGATATGTGAGAATTGATAAGGGCGATTTTATTGGTAGAAGAGCTCTAGTGCGGGTTTTAGAGGCTGGGCCTGAAAAAAAATTAATAGGATTTGAGATGATCGACCGCGGCATACCTAGGCAAGGTTACCCGGTATTGAGTGGTGAGGCTGAGTTGGGTAGTGTTACGAGTGGAACTTTATCCCCAAGTCTTGAGAAGTCCATTGGAATGGCACTGTTGAGCACCAATGCAGTGGTTGGAGAAAACCTTGATATAGAGATTCGTGGAACAAGAAGAAAATCAAGAATTGTTTCAACCCCTTTTTACACGAACAAACCTATTAAGAAGGAGAAGAAGCTATGATTGACATTCCAGAGGAATTGAAATACACAGATGAGCATGAGTGGGCTAAGATTGAGGACGACTTAGTAGTTATAGGTATAACTGATTATGCACAGGATGCTCTCGGTGAAATCGTTTATATAGAACTGCCTAGCGAGGGTGATGAAATTACAAAGGGAGATTCGTTTGGTGGCGTTGAATCGACAAAGTCTGTTTCTGACCTTTATGCTCCGGTCAGTGGTGAGGTTATTGAGGTCAATGAATCTCTGCTTGATTCACCGGAAACCATAAATGAAGATCCGTACGGAGACGGCTGGCTGATAAAGGTGAAGATACACGACTCTGATGAATTCGATGACCTTATGGATAACGAACAATATTCCGAATTTATTGAAAAGGAAACACACAAATAGGTAATGAGTGTGTCTAAAAAATCTTCGTATTCTTTAGGCTAATAATATGAAAACGCTCCGAATAAAATAAGTTTGGTTATTGTTTTATCCGCGATAGATTTATTCAAGCGGCTCAGCGTTATTATCGATGAAATATAAGCAAGATGACTTGGCCTATCTTAAGAACGATTCTCCACCGACAGAGTTGGATTCCCATGATTGCTTTTCAAGGAGGCATATCGGTCCGGACGAGCGAGAGTTACAGGAAATGCTCACGGTTTTGGGAGTAACCTCTTTGGACCAACTGATGGACGAGACGATCCCAATCTCGATCCGTCTAAAAAATCCTTTGGATTTAACTCCCCCATCAACTGAGCACCTCTACTTGGAAGGGTTGAGGAAGGTAGCTTTAAAGAATAAGGTTTTTAAGTCATTCATCGGATTGGGCTATTACGATTGCATAACACCGGGCGTGATTCAGAGGAATATCCTAGAAAATCCCGGTTGGTATACTCAATACACTCCATATCAGGCGGAGATATCACAGGGCCGTCTCGAGGCGTTAATTAATTTCCAGACCATGGTAATAGACTTAACGGCGATGGAAATTGCTAATGCCTCCCTCCTTGATGAAGGAACCGCTGCCGCTGAAGCCATGACGATGCTTTTCAGGATTAGGGAAGCAGGTGAAGTGAGAGGAGGGGCAAATGTGTTCTTTGTTTCGGAACAATGTTTCCCCCAGACTATAGACATATTAAGAACCAGGGCTGAGCCTTTAGGGATAAGACTGATTATAGGTGACCACGTGAACTTCGAGTTTGAAGACAGAGCATTCGGAGCCTTGTTACAATACCCTAACGCAGATGGAGAAATCCTGGATTATTCCAATTTCATTCGCTGCGCCCATGATTCAGGGTCAATGGTCGCTATTGCTGCCGATCTGCTGTCACTTACACTCGTCAAACCACCAGGAGATATGTGTGCCGATGTTGTTGTAGGATCGACTCAGAGGTTTGGTGTACCTTTGGGCTACGGCGGGCCTCACGCAGCTTATTTTGCCACCAGGGATAAATATAAACGACAGATCCCTGGCAGAATAATTGGTGCGTCGATCGATAGGCATGGGAATACGGCTTTTAGGATGGCGCTGCAAACCCGAGAGCAGCATATAAGAAGGGAAAAGGCCACTTCCAATATTTGTACTGCTCAATCACTCCCTGCAATAATGTCAGGCATGTACGCCGTTTATCACGGACCAGACGGCTTGAGATCAATTGCAAAAAGGATTCAAAGATTAACAAGGATTCTGGAATTCGAATTAAATAAACTTGGTTACGCTCAGGCCAATAAATATTATTTCGACACCTTGAAAGTCGACCTTGGTGAATCCTCAAACCGTGTTCGAAAAAAGATCGAGTCACTCGCCAGAAAGGCTCAGATGAATTTTAGGTACATAAGCACCAGGTTTATCGGCATATCATTAGACGAAACGGTTAGTCTTGAGGATATAAGGCGGATAGTCAATATATTCGCTAACGCTAGGGGACCGGAATATCAAGGTTTAGCAGGTATAGGACCTGATGATTCAGGTGAAGTTCTCTATCCTGGTGAATTAACACGGAAGAGCGATTTTTTAACCCATCCGGTTTTTAACAGTTACCATTCTGAGACCAAGATGCTCAGATTTATAAAGACTCTGGAGAGTCGAGATCTTTCTCTGACGACATCGATGATACCGCTTGGGTCCTGTACCATGAAGCTCAACGCAACTGCAGAAATGATACCGATTAGCTGGCCAGAGTTCTCAAGATTGCATCCATTCGTTCCTTTAGACCAGGCCGAGGGATACGCTGAGATAATTAACGAGCTAGAGAGGTTTTTAAGTGAAATAACGGGACTTCCCGCTGTGTCACTACAGCCTAATTCCGGCGCACAGGGAGAGTATACTGGTCTCATGGTTATTCGAGCCTATTATCAGGATATAGGCGAGGGGCATCGTAATATCGTCTTAGTACCAGCCTCAGCGCATGGTACTAACCCCGCCAGTGCGGTTCTTTCAGGCATGAATGTAGTGGTTGTTTCTTGCGATGGAGAGGGCAATATTGATTTTGGGGACTTAAAGAATAAGGCATCCGAACATAGGGATAACCTGGCCGCTATCATGATCACATATCCGTCAACGCATGGAGTCTTCGAAGAAAGCGTCAGGGACATTTGCTCATTAGTCCACGATAACGGTGGACAGGTATATATGGATGGCGCAAACATGAACGCACAGGTGGGACTTACAAGTCCTTCAACAATAGGGGCTGATATCTGTCATTTAAATTTACATAAGACTTTCAGCATTCCGCACGGAGGTGGAGGGCCTGGAATGGGCCCAATATGCGCAGCCGAGCATTTATCGCCATATCTTCCGGGCCACCCGCTGATACCTGTTGGGGGTAGGAAATCAATCACTGCAGTAGCTTCCGCCCCTTGGGGGAGTGGAAGTATTCTTCTGATATCTTACGGATACATTAAGATGCTTGGCTCTAAGGGTGTTACAGACGCGTCCAAGTTTGCGATCTTGAATGCAAATTATCTTAAGTCCAGATTGGAAAGATATTACAGGGTCTTATATGATGGGGCTCATGGAAGGGTAGCACATGAATTCATATTGGATTTACGACCGTTGAAAATTAGCTTTGGTATTGAAGTCGAAGATGTGGCTAAGAGGTTGATAGATTATGGTTTCCATGCGCCTACCATATCGTGGCCTGTTCCCGGGACGATGATGATTGAACCGACTGAAAGTGAGGGGAAAGGTGAACTGGATCGCTTTTGTGATGCCCTTATTTCAATCTATCAGGAGGCTAAGGAGATATCTGTCGGAATTGCTGACTCTAAGGATAATGTATTAAAGAACTCACCTCATACAGCCGAAGAAGCACTCTCGGATAAATGGAGCCACCCCTATACCAGAGAGAAGGCTGTCTACCCCCTTCCCTATGTAAAAATCAATAAATTCTGGCCGCCGGTTGGAAGGATTAATAATCCTTACGGGGACAAGAATCTTGTATGTACATGCCCGCCAATCGATGCCTACGCTAAAAAGGGTAGTTAAATCCTCAGATCAATGTAAGCCGAACTTTTTATTTCATCTATCCATGCACTTAGTTCTTGCTCTGCTTTTTCTCGATACAGCTTTTCCTTAATTTCTTCTCTATAGTCGTCAAGATTGCCCTCGTTCGTTTTCTTGTCCAGAACCTTTACGATATGATAGCCTGCTGGAGACTCGACTGGCCCTGCAATCTGTCCAACAGGAGTCGAATAAGCAGCATTTTCAAGGGATTCGACGAGGTCTCCCCTCCGGAAGTATCCAAGTTCACCACCTTTAACGGAAGATATCGTGTCGTTAGAATACTCTCCTGCCAATTTTCCAAAGTCTTCTCCTGACTTGGCTAGTTTTGCAACCTCTTCTGCTCGTTGTTTTGCCTGTTCTTCTCCACCCGCTGCCTCTGGAGTTATTAAGATGTGGGCTACTTTAACCTCATCTATCTTTTCATCACTTCCATAGTTCGTTTTATAGTATTCTTCAATCTCATCTTCCGTTACCGCTAATTGCCCCTGGAGTTTAGACCCAATCACCTTCTGGCTTAGTATCTGTAGCCTCCACTGTTCCCTGAACTGTTCTGGTGTAAGGTTTTCCTTAGCCAATACCTCCTTCATTTGATCATCGCTCAGGTTGAATTTGCCTATTACGCTCTTGATGGCGTTATCGACTTCACTTTCTGAAACCCTTATTCCTAGCTGCTCCGCTTGTTGTTCTAGTAGCTTTTGCTCTATCATCTGATCTAATATAGTTTTTTCTTGTTGAGGGGTAATTTTTGTGTTCTGATTCGGGAGCTTTTCCTCAAATTCGGAAAGTGTAATCACGTCATCGTTTACAACTGCTATAACTCCATCTATTACGTCTCTGGCGGAAGATATATTTACAAAGGTCAAGAATAAGAGTATAAAGATACCGACGTATAAAGATGAAAATGCAATTTTTTTCACTTTTTGTGCTCTCCGGAAACTAATATATACCATAGAAATATACTATATTCTGCTTAAAATAAATTACTAGATCAAAAAAATTTAAATTGGTTGCCTGAACACTAACCTCCATTTAAGATAACATGATACCTTAGAATGGTCTGCTGATAAATAATTCTGGTTACAAATCATTATGGTTTCCAAACCAAATGTTTAATCGATGCGGGGTTGGAAAACCCCGCCTATCTTCCTTCGACGATGCTCAGGACAGGTCAGGTCCGCATTCCAAATGCTTTATCCATTCGGGGTTGGAAAACCCCGCCTATCGTAATTGACGACAATATTTATTATGGATAGTCGGGACATTCATGTCCCGAAATTTGAACATGTTGAAGATGCGCCTATTATAAATCAGGGTAACTTCTCCGGTTTTGCCTCTTTTCAGCATTCATAACGGCGATCAATTCCGTCAGTCTCTTCTTAATTTCTATAAATTGGTTTCCATCGCTACTGATAATCCTCAACCTGCCGGCTGGCTTAAACCTACTGAGCAGAGGAGATTTTTCACGAAAGTCAATTATTGTATCACCGGGTTTTATCTCCATTTTGCCAATTTGCAGTTCTTTCATTAATATCTTCAATTCTACTATGTTCAGTAGATTCAAGCTGGGCTCTGGGATTTTCCCAAATCTGTCTCTTAGTTCCTCCTTTATTGAATATAATTCATCTTCTGATGAGACTGTTGATAGTTTTTTGTAAAATAACAATCTCTCAGTAGGGTCTTCAATATAATCATCGGGAATAAAGGCTGAGAAATTAAACTTGATTTCGGGTTCATATTCCAAAGGTGTTTCTTCCATTTTTAATTTCCTGATCGATTCATCGAGCATCTCAAGATATAGCTCGAGGCCTACGTCGGCGATATGGCCCGATTGTTCTGTGCCAAAGATATTTCCGGCACCTCTTATCTCAAGGTCTGACAGAGCAAGTCTATATCCTGAGCCGAGTTCATTGAGTTCGGTAATTGCCTTGAGGCGTCTCCTGGATTCTGGGGTGAGTGAACCTGTGCTTGGGATCAGAAAATAGGCGAAAGCCTTCTTGTCTGACCTGCCCACCCTTCCCCTTAGTTGATACAGGTCTGCGAGTCCAAATTTGTGGGAATTATTTATGATCATTGTGTTGGCTCTTTGTATGTCAAGTCCGGATTCAACAATCGCTGTAGTTACCAGTACATCTATTTCGCCATGAGAAAACTTATCGATACTATCTTCAAGTTGTTTCTCGTGCATCCTTCCATGAGTGACCTCGATTCTAGCCTCCGGTACAATATTCTTTAATTCTTCGGCAAGATTGAAGATATCCTCTATCCTGTTATGGATAAAGAATATCGAGCCTCCCCGATCGATTTCTTTTAAGATTGCTTTTCTTATTAAGTTTCGGCTGAATCGAAGTACATATGTCTCGATGGCCTGCCTTCCTTCTGGGGGGGTGTTTATAAGGCTTATGTCCCTGATTCCGGCCAGCGATAGTTGAAGTGTGCGTGGAATCGGGGTAGCACTCAGCGATAATACGTCTATGCCCTTCTTAATTTTCCTCAGTCTCTCCTTTTGAGAGACTCCAAACTTGTGTTCTTCGTCGATTATTAATAGCCCTAGGTCCTTGAATTGAATTTTATTTCCTAGGAGTTTATGGGTTCCGATGATCAAATCGATGTTACCGTCCTTAAGCCTCTTTAGGATTAATTTTTCCTCCCTTTGAGACTTAAATCTTGATAGCGTCTCTATTATTAAGGGATATTGTTTTAGACGCTCAACTGACGTCAGATAATGCTGGTAAGCCAGGAGGGTCGTCGGCACAAGGAAGGCAACCTGCTTTCCGTCCATTACCGCCTTGAAGGCAGCTCTTATAGCTACCTCTGTTTTTCCAAAACCAACATCGCCGCAAATCAGTCTGTCCATCGGCGTTTGCGACTCCATGTCACTCATCACGTCTTCTATAGCGGAGTCCTGGTCTATTGTTTCTTCGTACGGGAATTCGAACTCGAACTGCTTAAATAGCTTGTCTCTTTTCGAAAACTGAAAACCGCTCTCTGCTTTTCTGACAGCGTAGAGCTCTAGGAGCTCCTTTGCTATGTTCTCAACCGCTTTTTTAACCCTCCTTATCACCCTTTTCCAGTTTTGATGGCCGAGTTTGTCGATTCGTGGATTCTTTCTCTCACCTATGTACCTTTGAACGAGCTTAAGTTTATCTACGGGCACATAGATCTTATCACCTCCTTGGTATTCGCATTGCAGAAAGTCGCCTTCCATGTTGCCGAATCTTAATCTCTTAAGGCTCCTGTAGATACCGATCCCGAAATCCACATGCACAATGAAATCGCCGGGTTTAAGCTCACTGAATGATGTTAAGAAGGCCGAAGGTATGTTCTTTATCTTTCGAGGGCGTATTCTTTTGCTATCCTCGAATATATCTTTTTCTCCGATGATCATTTGATTAGCCGCGGGGAATATAAATCCAGAAGAAAGGTGGCCAATATGCGTCTCAAAGTTGCTTATCGACCGCCCTCCGAGCGCTTCAATTATCATTTCTCTGCTTACATCGTTGCTAACGATGATATGTGCCGAGCAGCCCATCTTTTCTGCTTCCAATATCTTATTGGCAAGTGGTTCAAATGGAGAATCGAGATCGTTTTTTTTCTTAATGTTAATAGGTTCAGTATATAGATTAATGCCATCTGTTTCTTCCTCATTCAGCCATAAGTCTTCGACTTGAATTGTTTGAAATCTTGAGATTTCCTCTCTAAGGCTCTCATTTGTGAGATAGAGCTCGTCTATGTCCGGTAGAATGTTGTTATTGCCTGGATTTCTGTTGATTCTGAATAATGAGTCAGCATATGAACCAAGGGACTTAAATATGTCATCAGCCGGATCTAAAATGATCAGCGTTTCTGGGAGAAGGTAGTCAAAGACTGTTCCAAGATTAGGGTAGAATGATGGTAATAGCATGTTGATGCGGGGCAGCCTTTTACCTCCCTCTATGTCATTTATCAGCGAGATCTTAGTGGAGGCTGGTATCTCATGATCTTTGGCTTTCTTTTTTACATAGCATATCGATCGGCTTATAGCCTCCTTGCTCAGAATTAGTTCGCTTGCCGGTAAAATTATGGCACTTTCAGTTTTTTCTATGAGCTTCTGGTCAGACGTTCCGAAATATCTGATAGAGCTTATTTCATCTCCAAGGAGTTCTAGCCTTATCGGATTGGGGGTTGCGGGCGAAAAAACGTCAATTATCGATCCTCTTGTGCTTATTTCTCCGTCGTTCTGCACGAACTCTGTCTGTACATAACCCATCTCCACAAGCCTGGCAATAAATTCATATCTTGACACATTATCCCCAGTTTTTATGGATATGACGGAGTCATCGAATACGTTCATCGGAATCACCCTCTCGAGAACAGCGGGCGCCTCGGCTATGAGTACTTTATTCACTCTCGCAAGGTATAACCATTCTAAACGAGCCGAAGTTTCCTTGGAGACCGATGAGAAGATCGATTCGTTTAACTCTAATTCCCTTTTTTCGAGGAGTGGCGGTTTTTGTCCACTAAAACATGAGATTTCTCCCTGTGCCTCGACTGATCTTTTAACTGAATCGGTTATGTAGAAAACGGGCCGATTGAGTAATTGAGCTATTGCCGAAATCAGATAGGACCGCGATGAACCGGTAAGCCCGGTCAGGGTGATCCGGCGGGGACCCTCTTCAATTTTATCAATAATCTCTTTAAAGATTTCGGAATGTCTTAAGTTGTCGAATAAATTTTTTATTTCAGTTCTTTGTATCGAATTCACAACCAATAAGTTTAATTAAGACTACTGTAATTTATAGATTTCCTCCAATATTATGTTTCCCATCTCCCTGCATCCTACCTTCGTAGTGCCATCCTCGAAGATATCCGCTGTTCTGTAACCCCTCTGAAGAACGGTTTTGATGGCTTCTTCTACATCGTCTGCCGCCTTATCCAGATTGAGTGAATACCTCAATAGCATTGCCAGGGACAAGACCGATGCTATAGGGTTTGCAATATCTTTCCCAGCAATATCTGGCGCGCTCCCGTGCGCTGGTTCATAAATTGCCCCAGTAGCTCCGATACTTGCTGATGGGAGCATCCCTAACGAACCTGTAAGCTGTGCGGCTTCGTCACTGATGATATCGCCAAACATGTTATCCGCAAGAATCACATCAAAGCTCTTCGGTCTACGGATTAG
Proteins encoded:
- the thrS gene encoding threonine--tRNA ligase, encoding MSELRVTLPDGEAKAFPKGITVGEIFKSLGIGDSVIGAKVNGKLVDFWFNLERDSTVEPVKIDSPNGLDLIRHTAAHVMAEAVQDLFPEAKVTIGPVIENGFYYDFDYKRGFTPEDLEKIELRMKEIAEEKKPLIKKTVSRNEALRIFSEDGEHYKIEILNELPPDEKISIYEQGNWYDLCRGPHAPSTEHVKVFKLLSVAGAYWRGDEKNQMLQRIYGTAFSKERDLKDYLEKIEEAKKRDHRKLGKELDLFSIQDDIGPGLVLWHPNGARIRRVIEDLWRAEHERFGYEILFTPHVARLDLWEKSGHLEFYKEFMYSPMEVENSEYQIKPMTCPFHIMIYKSGVRSYRDLPLRWAEIGTVYRYERSGVLHGLLRVRGFSQDDAHIFCTPEQIEDEVLGVLNLIMSFLKTFGFDDFKVFLSTRPDKFVGSEHNWDRAILALKNALERKGLEYELDEGGGAFYGPKIDIKIKDVIDRSWQCSTVQVDFNLPERFNMNFIGVDNTRHSPIMIHRAILGSFERFFGILVEHYGGAFPLWLSPIQVRVATVGEEQTPYAESIYDTLRERRIRVDRDFRNEKLGLKVREAQLMKIPYLLVIGKNEVESTTLTPRKRGGENLSSMSLEAFLELIAKENDPHRWREVEQK
- the infC gene encoding translation initiation factor IF-3, with product MEGGRAKIAREPEIRVNQRIRAREVRVISSEGKQLGVLPIHEALLKAQEEGVDLVEVAANANPPVCRLMDFGKYKYELKKQASAKKQKAHPLKEVKFRPHIGKHDLDVKINRICEFLEEGNKTKIRIFFRGREIVHPEIGKELADRILERVSSMGAIDYPPRLEGKSLIMVLSPKKKPKAGKDNGKN
- the rpmI gene encoding 50S ribosomal protein L35; this translates as MAKIKVKTNKGAAKRFKVTASGKVMRNRSGKSHLNVKKSRKRKRRLISPDYIEGVAAKRIKKIIPYL
- the rplT gene encoding 50S ribosomal protein L20 — its product is MRVKRSVASRKRRKKILKLAKGYWGNRGTNLRNAKETLLRALAYSYRDRRRRKRDFRRLWILRINAASRPFGISYSTLVGGLSKAGIEIDRKNLADLAVRDPEGFKAVVDIAKSNLN
- a CDS encoding endonuclease III domain-containing protein, with the protein product MNVSNRIKEFYNSLYNRYGPQNWWPAESELECILGAILTQNTSWKNVEKAFENLKSRGLLSVEKLDSIPTKKLANLIRPSGYFNQKAIKIKAFISYVKKTYNGDLDKMFDEDTHELREKLLRIKGIGPETADSILLYALKKPVFVIDAYTYRILSRHSMIPKEISYQEMQDLLMDSLPEDIQVFNEYHALLVRVGKEHCKRKALCKGCPLEYDPHTV
- the gcvT gene encoding glycine cleavage system aminomethyltransferase GcvT — translated: MQQTELYRLHEHFGAKFIEFAGWEMPVEYSGSRKETIAVRTSAGLFDVSHMGEIEIIGRDSASFCQWMTTNDISKLKNFQAQYTMLCNHEGGVIDDVIIYKYSDDYFLMCVNAVNTAKDFEWIGSVEREFKVEVLNKSFEYSQLALQGPQSQNIIFDAFGVNFCNLKRFYFLQTSWNDIDLMIARTGYTGEDGFEIFIPWGDATEVWEAILDTSSEYNIVPSGLSARDILRIEMAYPLYGHEINEDINPIESGLSRYVRIDKGDFIGRRALVRVLEAGPEKKLIGFEMIDRGIPRQGYPVLSGEAELGSVTSGTLSPSLEKSIGMALLSTNAVVGENLDIEIRGTRRKSRIVSTPFYTNKPIKKEKKL
- the gcvH gene encoding glycine cleavage system protein GcvH encodes the protein MIDIPEELKYTDEHEWAKIEDDLVVIGITDYAQDALGEIVYIELPSEGDEITKGDSFGGVESTKSVSDLYAPVSGEVIEVNESLLDSPETINEDPYGDGWLIKVKIHDSDEFDDLMDNEQYSEFIEKETHK